A genomic window from Triticum urartu cultivar G1812 chromosome 7, Tu2.1, whole genome shotgun sequence includes:
- the LOC125519081 gene encoding uncharacterized protein LOC125519081 isoform X1, whose product MGHIADPAGAVVVGCKVLPIFNENGIVDGAVKKIVHRIDGKKAVARVKELLKWAAHARPYGSSNGVSGKKWKQFLSFQGRDGGGAAAPVSKCDDDASSGSGSGGKLSFKWEAGSCSSASSVLYSPLSFASAPAGRTEQQTPSRGNGNYNYSYNGYASRLSSVSQKSTSSEACRMAQWITTDSDFVVLEL is encoded by the exons ATGGGGCACATTGCTGATCCTGCGGGCGCCGTAGTCGTGGGCTGCAAAGTGCTGCCCATCTTCAACGAGAATGGCATTGTGGATGGCGCGGTGAAGAAGATCGTGCACAGGATCGACGGGAAGAAGGCGGTCGCCCGGGTGAAGGAGCTCCTCAAGTGGGCTGCGCATGCCAGGCCGTACGGCAGCAGTAACGGCGTCAGCGGGAAGAAATGGAAG CAGTTTCTGAGCTTCCAGGGAAGGGATGGTGGTGGTGCTGCAGCGCCGGTATCAAAGTGCGACGACGACGCGAGCTCCGGGTCCGGGTCCGGTGGCAAGCTGAGCTTCAAGTGGGAGGCGGGCAGCTGCTCGTCGGCGTCGTCGGTGCTGTACTCGCCGCTGTCGTTCGCGTCGGCGCCGGCCGGGAGGACGGAGCAGCAGACGCCGTCCCGGGGGAACGGGAACTACAACTACAGCTACAACGGGTATGCGTCCCGGCTGTCGTCGGTGAGCCAGAAGAGCACGTCGTCAGAGGCGTGCCGGATGGCGCAGTGGATCACCACCGACTCAGACT TTGTGGTGCTGGAGCTGTAA
- the LOC125519081 gene encoding uncharacterized protein LOC125519081 isoform X2 encodes MGHIADPAGAVVVGCKVLPIFNENGIVDGAVKKIVHRIDGKKAVARVKELLKWAAHARPYGSSNGVSGKKWKFLSFQGRDGGGAAAPVSKCDDDASSGSGSGGKLSFKWEAGSCSSASSVLYSPLSFASAPAGRTEQQTPSRGNGNYNYSYNGYASRLSSVSQKSTSSEACRMAQWITTDSDFVVLEL; translated from the exons ATGGGGCACATTGCTGATCCTGCGGGCGCCGTAGTCGTGGGCTGCAAAGTGCTGCCCATCTTCAACGAGAATGGCATTGTGGATGGCGCGGTGAAGAAGATCGTGCACAGGATCGACGGGAAGAAGGCGGTCGCCCGGGTGAAGGAGCTCCTCAAGTGGGCTGCGCATGCCAGGCCGTACGGCAGCAGTAACGGCGTCAGCGGGAAGAAATGGAAG TTTCTGAGCTTCCAGGGAAGGGATGGTGGTGGTGCTGCAGCGCCGGTATCAAAGTGCGACGACGACGCGAGCTCCGGGTCCGGGTCCGGTGGCAAGCTGAGCTTCAAGTGGGAGGCGGGCAGCTGCTCGTCGGCGTCGTCGGTGCTGTACTCGCCGCTGTCGTTCGCGTCGGCGCCGGCCGGGAGGACGGAGCAGCAGACGCCGTCCCGGGGGAACGGGAACTACAACTACAGCTACAACGGGTATGCGTCCCGGCTGTCGTCGGTGAGCCAGAAGAGCACGTCGTCAGAGGCGTGCCGGATGGCGCAGTGGATCACCACCGACTCAGACT TTGTGGTGCTGGAGCTGTAA